AACTCAAGCCCGATGCCACGGTTCGTGGGAATCACGACAAAGTTATCGCTGGTATCGAGGATGGCAGCGGTTTCCAAGAACTCGCTCGCACGAGTGCGATGTGGTCACGGCTTCAAATCCGACCCGATAACAAAGCGTATCTGCGGTGTATGCCTCAAGGACCGATAACGCTAGAAAAGGAGATTCAGATAGCACACGGAAGTCCTCATGACGAAGATTTTTATATCGTGACCCATTGGGATGCGCGACCGGTCCTGCGTCAAAGTGAGAGTTGGATCGTGTTTTATGGGCACACACATCTGCCGATGATCTACTCGACGGAATCGGGATTTTCTCAGTGTTATCCGGAAGATGGCGATTTTTGCTACAGACTTTTGGAAGATAAGCAGTATCTGATTAACCCCGGCTCCGTTGGTCAGCCGCGTGATCTCAATCCCAAAGCGAGTTATGCTATCCTTGATACGGACGAAAACCTCATTTGCATAAAACGGATTGAGTACGACATTCAAGCCACACAGCGCAAAATTCGCGAAGCTGGTCTGCCTGCATGGCACGCCGACCGATTGGCAGCAGGGCGCTAGGGCGTGTTGACATTTTCTCCGTTCCCTACGAAAGATACGCGTTTCTACGTCCCGCTCCGTAGGGAATAACGATCGTTGTTCCCTACGAACCCTTGTATTTTTTATACATATTTCGTCCTGCTGGCTATGGGTCGGGCAAGATGCCCCGCCTAGAGTTGCTACTATAGTAAAGTTTAGAATTAATTGGACACTCTGTACCGGGGATGGGAAAATCCGGGCTATCACCCCGGTAGGTGCGGTTTTTAACCGCCCCGCATCGGCGCAGTTGTAAACAGCGCCTACCAAGCTAGAGACTNNNNNNNNNNNNNNNNNNNNNNNNNNNNNNNNNNNNNNAAACAGCGCCTACCAAACGAGAGACTGGACAGCGCAGTTGTAAACAGCGCCTACCAAGCTAGAGACTGTACGGCGCAGTTGTAAACAGCGCCTACCAAACATGGGGAGCGAAAGGGTCTATTTATTTTTAGAATCCACTGTAAATGCTGAATCCTGCCCCTTAATGTCTGAGTTTCAATGACCATCACTCAAACCGATAAAACTGTCATTATTGCGAGCATTACCACTTTTCTGACATTTCTGCTGAATGCCAAACTCGGTTCGATTTGGCTGCTTTATTTGAACGTCCTTGTGGTGGTGGGCGTGTTCGGTTATGCGAGCCGGCCATGGGACCCGCTTTCGCATTTAACGCGCAGCGCGATTTTCGGCGTGATTGCGTCGATTACCTATGTCCCACTGGATTGGTTGTTTTCTCGACGTGTTGCACTGCTCTCTTATTTGAGCGCGGGTGATATTCGGATAGCTGCCGTACCCTTGAGTTTGCTACTAACTTGGATGGTTGTCATCACGATAATCATCTACATCTATTATCGCTTTAACACAATTTGGGAACGGCCCTATATCCCTGCTGTGATTGTTGGCAGCATTGCTTTCGTGGGCAGCACTATTTTCGATCAGTTCGGTTCTGCACGCTTATGGAATTGGAATGCAGTGCGCTTTCCTGATTTCCCCTATATCGGTTCCGTTCCTGTTTGCGTTCCGATAGGGCTTGCGCTGACCTTTTTGCTTTCCCCGTACTATCTCCGTAGCCACATCGTTGTGGGGGCGATACGGTGTGGACTCTTTATCGGGATTATGCAGTTTCTCTGCTTTCTGTCGTTTTACTTCGTCGGGATATTGCGTTGAAAGAAGATCAGGACTTACGCAAATTTAGCATGTGGTGTGGATTTGTTTTATCTTTAACCCCCTAAATCCCTAACCCCCTAGCCCACCTTATCAGGGGGGAAGGAAGGGGGACTTATAAATCAACTGCGTAAGTTCTAAAGATATTATTGTGTTTGTCGTACGTTTGACGGATAAGGAATGATAATGATTAGATCAACAACAATTCTCACGGTACGACGTGACAATCAGATCGCCCTTGGTGGCGATGGACAAGTCACTTTAGGAGATACCGCGATTAAACATGGGGCGAGGAAAATTCGTCGTGCTTATAACGGTCAGGTTCTGTTAGGATTTGCAGGTTCAGCCGCAGACGCCCTCACTTTATTTGAGAATCTTGAAAAAAAACTGGATCAGTATCGCGGTAACCTTCAAAGAGCGGCTGTTGAGTTTGCGAGGGATTGGCGAGGTGACCGTGTACTCCGCCGGACAGAAGCTCTGTTAGTCGCGGTGGATGTCGAAAGAGGCTATCTTCTCTCTGGAAGCGGCGACGTGCTTGAGCCAGATGATGGGGTCTTAGGCATTGGATCTGGCGGATCTATCGCTATATCTGCTGCCAGAGCACTCTTGAAACACTCTGCGCTCACCGCCGAAGAGATTATCAGAGAGGCGTTACAGATAACCAGCGATATTTGTGTGTATACCAATAGCAGTATTGAGATCGAAACGCTTGAAATTTAACTGTAGAGTCTTTGCTACTCAATTACGAATGTAGAAAACGGAGGTACACATTGTCAGCACTCAATTCTTCATCGAGCCAAAAAACATTAGCGGAGGCACTGACCCCTAAACAGATTGTTGAAGAACTTGATAAATATATTATCGGACAGGCGGAGGCGAAGCGTTCGGTCGCTGTCGCGCTCCGCAACCGGGCACGTCGGCAGATGCTTGAAGACGACATGCGGGACGAAGTCGCACCGAAAAACATTATCATGATCGGCACAACAGGGGTTGGAAAGACCGAAATTGCGAGGCGGTTGGCACGTTTGGTGGAGGCTCCGTTTATTAAAGTAGAAGCCTCAAAATATACGGAAGTTGGCTATGTTGGGCGGGATGTAGAATCGATGATTCGGGATTTAGCAGACCTTGCAGTTAATATGGTAAAGTCCGAACAAGCGGAGATAGTCAAGGGAAAAGCACTGGAGTTGACCGAAGAACGTCTCTTAGATTTCCTGATACCACCACCGCGGTCGACGGTGCACCCTGAGCCTGTTGAAAAAAGTGGCGAAATTACCGATGAGGAGGAGGGGGACATCAGTGGGGACGAGCGACTGGCGTTAGCAATGCAGCAGTTCGATCCAACTGAACGGTCCGAAATCAGCGAGCAAGAGCAGGAAAGATACCAACGAACGCGGGAAAAGTTCCGTCAACGACTGAGAGATGGCAAACTAGAAGACAAGCCTATCGAAATCAATGTAAGCAACCGAACAGTTCCATTCGTTGAAATCTTCTCTCCAAGCGGTATTGAGGAGATGGATATCAATCTGAAGGATATGTTCGGGAGCATTCTGCCCAAACAGGAGAAAAAACGCCGCGTCCCTATCTCCGAAGCACGTCAGATTCTCGCACAAGAGGAGGCAGAGAAGCTAATCGATATGGACAATGTCGTCAGCGAAGCTATTGCGCGTGTGGAAGACTCCGGCATTGTCTTTCTGGATGAGATTGATAAGATCGCAGGGCGTGAATCGAAGTCAGGACCCGATGTCTCGCGGGAGGGCGTTCAGCGTGACATCTTACCGATTATCGAAGGAAGTACGGTAATGAGCAAACATGGCATGGTTCGCACCGATCACATCCTTTTCATCGCCTCCGGCGCATTTCATGTTTCCAAGCCGTCGGATCTTATTCCAGAATTGCAGGGGCGTTTCCCAATTCGTGTTGAACTGAGAAGCCTGAACGAGGCGGATTTCAAACGCATCCTCACCGAACCGAAGAACGCGCTAGAGAAGCAGTACATCGCAATGTTGAAAACGGAAGGGATCGATGTGACCATCACCGCGGATGCAATAGATCAGATCGCCGCTTTGGCTTTTCAGGTGAATGAATCGGTGGAAGATATCGGGGCGCGCCGCCTCCACACTATCATGGAGAAACTTTTTGACGAACTTTCCTTTAACGCTCCTGACTTGGAGGAGAAGTTAATCACAATCAACGCCGATTATGTCACCGAGCAGTTGTCCGAGATTGTGGAGGACGAGGATGTCAGCAAATATATTCTCTGATGCTATTGGGAAATTGAGCGGAATCGTCTCGAAAGGGGGGCTTCCCAAAGGACAGGATAGTTCTGCACTGCTCATTGGCTGTCTGTCGCTGGAAAAGCTTCCAAGAATTGATGAACCGCTCCCACTGTTGGTAAGCCGGTGCGTCCGCCCAGTTGACGGCAGTTGATGGAAGCGACAGCCGAGGCAAACCGGACTATCTCCGGAGCACTCCAGTCCTGTAGGACACCATAGATAAACCCACCGTGGAACGCATCCCCCGCACCGGTGGTATCTACTACATCAACAGGGAAGGCCGGAAACGTAACGAGCCCCCCTTCCCATTTCGCCACACAGCCTTTCTCGCCAAGCGTTACAACGGCGATATGTGCGCCAAATTCATAAAGTTCTTCTACGATTGCTTCGGGCGGCGCATCGGGCATCCATCCGTGTGCAAAAGCTTCTGATACGATAGGAATATCGACCAACGGCAGTAATCGCTCTACGAGCACTTCGCTGTGCCATGTGCCGTCCAACACCACAGTCACCCCCGCCGCTTTCGCCCATTTTGCCGCTTGGACAGAGGCTCCATCAGCATCGTCTAAATGCAGGACTTTGGCAGATGTAATCTCTTGGCGATCCAGATCTGATATAGCCAAAGGGGTGTTGGTCTCCCGACGGGAGGTGAAACAACGCTCACCCGTCTCCTGATCAACGAGAACCAGAACAGCGCGGGAGAAGACGTTCGGTTCAAGCATGAATCGACTGACATCTACGCCTTCCTTCTGAAATTCGTCTCGGATGAACACACCTTCGGGATCATCACCGGCTCTTCCGACGAAACGGGCAGAAATCCCCAACCGGGCAAGGGTGACAAGTGCCGTTGAGACGGGGCCACCGGCTTGGCGCAAGTATTGAGAAGCACGCCACGATCTCCCGTACGCTGGTGGTTGGGGAACGACAAAGAGCATATCAGCGGTGCATGTACCAATTCCGATGACATCTGGAGAATTGTCTTTATTCATGGGGAGTTCCTGATTAGCGAGTTCGGAACAATAGTGCTGTAACCGAAATCTCAAAAACTTAGCCTACAGTATTTTTATTCACGTTTCAGTTTGCCTCAATTGACGGGGAAAATGGGGAAATTTGTTGTTTTGTGCAGTTCTTTTGACACTATGTCAGCTCCCAAATCTCTGCAGCTGTGCCGCCCAAAATGCGTTCACGTTGAGCATCTGTCAAGAAAGGTAGACCTTCTCGGACAAGCCGCAACTCCTGATCCAGGGTGGGCCAATCATGTTTAGCTCGGTGATGTCCCGGGTATCCTGTTCCCCATACCATCCGCTCGGCTCCAAAGGCATCTACCAGTTTCTCGATAAACGGATGCACGTCTCTATAAGGGAAATCTTGGCTAGAACGACCGGCAACATCTGATAGTTTCAAATACATATTGTCATGTTGGGCAAGATCGACGATTGGCTGAAATTCTGCCTCATTCGTATCAACTTGAGGATAGCCCATGTGGTCAAGAATCAGTTTCAAGGAAGGATGTCGATCTGCAATCACCGCTACCTGATCCGCAAACTCCGCCCGGAGATGAAATTGGATAACCGCATCTAGTGAAGCAATCTCCTCCCACATCGGTTCATTCTGACGGGTCAATAGAATCTTTTCGTCGGGATAATACATCGGGTGAAAGCGAAAGCCAGCCAGTCCCCGATCTTTTATCCAGTAGCGTCCTGTGGATCAATCAATCCGTGCCCGATGAAGCGGTCTGGAAAGCGTTCCACGGAATCTGCGATGTAGCCGTTATCCCAAGTGGACCAACTGGTCTGCACTAACACAGTCCAATCTACGCTATGTTCATCCATCTCTGCTAGCAGCTCGTCAACGGTGCCCGGCTCGTCCGGATAGGAATTCCAGGTGGGGGCGGTCGGCCCGACAGGGTATTTAGGCGGATCAATCTCCCAAACATGGACGTGGGTATCAACAATCATCGAAAAGCTCCCCTCTTTAACTTACACGCAATGCTGTTTCTTCCTTCATCAACACATCCATCATAGCATGAACCCGTGGCAAATCCTGCGGTCCCACATCTTCAGCAAAAGGAATGACCGGACCGCCAGCCAACCCCGCGTAATCCATGGCAGCGTGTAACGCCGAACCGCTATACCGCGCCCCATTCTCACCTCGAAAATCCTCGAACGGCACCATCATCGCACGGAGCCGTTCCGCTTCTGCCCTATCGCCGGCTGCGAACTTTTGATGCAGTGTTAGGCTCATTCGCGGCACGAAATTCGCCATGCCCGAACTGAAACCCACTGCGCCGTGCGCCATATAGTCGATACAGGGATCTTCCGCCATACCACAGACCATCGCTGCGCGATCCCCCGCCCGCTCTACGATTCGATCAAAGGCGTCTAAATCCTCCACCGCATACTTTAGACCGACNNNNNNNNNNNNNNNNNNNNNNNNNNNNNNNNNNNNNNNNNNNNNNNNNNNNNNNNNNNNNNNNNNNNNNNNNNNNNNNNNNNNNNNNNNNNNNNNNNNNNNGAGGCGGGCCCCACCACAGGCATAATCATCACGCCTGCGACGCCCAGAGATCGGGCGATATGTCCCATCTCCAAGGCTCTCCCGAATCCCGGACCAATGCCCGGCACAATATACGCCGCATCCCCAGCTTCGTCGAGGTATGTGCCAACTACGGCTTCGTACTCCTCCAGTGTGGCATCGTAAACCATGCCGGTGCCACACTCCGGCATGATAAAGTCCACACCGTGCTGGATGAGGTGACGGACGTTTTTTCGTACGCCTTCCAGATCCACCTGCCGGTCTTCCCGCCGAGGCGTAATAGCAACCACCAAGACGTTCCGGCACGCTTCTCTATCCAAGCCCTGCTTACCCATTCTACGCTCCTTCCCGATATCTCGCCAATTTCTCCTGAAATGACTTCCGTTCAAGAACCTCGCTATTCACCACATTATCCGGAATCTCGCCCCGTGATACCTGAATCGCCTTCTGACAGTTCAGTCTGCCGATATCTTGGTAGCACTCTTCCGTCAAAGCGATGGCGTGAGGGGATACGATTACGTTATCCAATTTTAACAACGGTTCATTGGGATCTACCGGTTCTTCTTCAAAAACATCAATACCCGCAGCCCGGATACGCCTTTCCTTCAAAACCTGGGTCAACACACGTTGATCAACGATAGGACCACGGGCGGTGTTGATAAAAAACGCTGTCGGCTTCATGAGTGCGAACTCTTTTTCACCGATCAATCCCCGCGTCTCATCGGTCAGGGGACAGGTGACACACACGTAATCGGATTCGCTCATCACAGTGGGTAAATCAACAACCTCCACGTTCAGGGATTTGGCGACCTCCGGCGAAACATAAGGGTCAAACGTCAGGAATCGCATACCGAACGGCTGCAGCAAGCGGAACACTTCGGTGCCAATGTTGCCAAGTCCCACCGATCCGAGGGTGCGCCCTATAAGATCGACACCGGTTTCCAAACCTTCCCGCCAAGTTCCAGCGCGTGTTGCGCGGTCATAGGCGAAAAAGTTCTTCGAGAGCGCAAACATCAAGCCAATAATACCTTCCGCTACAGGACGGCGCACACCGCTTGGAGCGATGGCAATCATCACATCGGCTTCGGTTGCTGCTTGGAGATCAACGTTGTCGTAACCGACTCCGTGCCGTGCTATCAGAGTCAATCGGTCCACTTTCTCAAATGTCTCACGGGGATACTTCCCCCCAAGCGCGATGAAGGCGTCCAACCCGCCTATCTCATCCGGCGGCACATACGGACGCTCGGTTGCAATAAAGGTGTATTCGATGTGTGGCTCTTTGTCTAACAGATCTAGTCCAACATCCTTGAACCGAACTTTGCCATCCTCTCCAAGGAAACCAGGGGTCAAACCGACACGGAATTTTTCCTGCGCCATAAACTTCTCTCTTTCTGGTATTAAGTTATCTGAGTTTCAATTTATATAGAACGAATCAAAATCGTTTTGGGGTTCGCTTCGTTTTTTTGCTGCGTGAAATCTAAGAAAAATGGATTCGTGAAGCGTGGAGGTATCAAGTCCTCATTTCCATATCCCGCAGGCGATTACATGACCAAGCCAAGCGGCACCCAAGCCGAGTGCTACATGCACAACAATATTGGCAAAGGCAGCAGCGCTGTCGCCACTTTGCCACAGGTTCATTGTCTCATTGCCAAATGTCGAGAATGTTGTAAACCCACCTAATAGACCCACAAAAACGAATAAGCGAGCATCGGGACTCCAGAATCCACGCGTTGCTACCCATTGGGAAAGAAATCCGATGAGCAAGCAACCGGTCAGATTGACTACCAATGTTCCGTAGGGAAATCCGGTGCCTCTCAGCAGATGTTGAATATACCCACTTAAAAGGTATCTGCCGATTGAGCCAAGGAAGCCTCCGAATCCGACCCAGAGTATTTTCCCCACGCTGATGAACTCCCTTCTTCTGCTGCCGATTGGAATCTACTATATTCACCGA
This region of Candidatus Poribacteria bacterium genomic DNA includes:
- the hslV gene encoding ATP-dependent protease subunit HslV; amino-acid sequence: MIMIRSTTILTVRRDNQIALGGDGQVTLGDTAIKHGARKIRRAYNGQVLLGFAGSAADALTLFENLEKKLDQYRGNLQRAAVEFARDWRGDRVLRRTEALLVAVDVERGYLLSGSGDVLEPDDGVLGIGSGGSIAISAARALLKHSALTAEEIIREALQITSDICVYTNSSIEIETLEI
- the hslU gene encoding ATP-dependent protease ATPase subunit HslU encodes the protein MTPKQIVEELDKYIIGQAEAKRSVAVALRNRARRQMLEDDMRDEVAPKNIIMIGTTGVGKTEIARRLARLVEAPFIKVEASKYTEVGYVGRDVESMIRDLADLAVNMVKSEQAEIVKGKALELTEERLLDFLIPPPRSTVHPEPVEKSGEITDEEEGDISGDERLALAMQQFDPTERSEISEQEQERYQRTREKFRQRLRDGKLEDKPIEINVSNRTVPFVEIFSPSGIEEMDINLKDMFGSILPKQEKKRRVPISEARQILAQEEAEKLIDMDNVVSEAIARVEDSGIVFLDEIDKIAGRESKSGPDVSREGVQRDILPIIEGSTVMSKHGMVRTDHILFIASGAFHVSKPSDLIPELQGRFPIRVELRSLNEADFKRILTEPKNALEKQYIAMLKTEGIDVTITADAIDQIAALAFQVNESVEDIGARRLHTIMEKLFDELSFNAPDLEEKLITINADYVTEQLSEIVEDEDVSKYIL
- a CDS encoding carbohydrate kinase, which encodes MNKDNSPDVIGIGTCTADMLFVVPQPPAYGRSWRASQYLRQAGGPVSTALVTLARLGISARFVGRAGDDPEGVFIRDEFQKEGVDVSRFMLEPNVFSRAVLVLVDQETGERCFTSRRETNTPLAISDLDRQEITSAKVLHLDDADGASVQAAKWAKAAGVTVVLDGTWHSEVLVERLLPLVDIPIVSEAFAHGWMPDAPPEAIVEELYEFGAHIAVVTLGEKGCVAKWEGGLVTFPAFPVDVVDTTGAGDAFHGGFIYGVLQDWSAPEIVRFASAVASINCRQLGGRTGLPTVGAVHQFLEAFPATDSQ
- a CDS encoding amidohydrolase, with product MYYPDEKILLTRQNEPMWEEIASLDAVIQFHLRAEFADQVAVIADRHPSLKLILDHMGYPQVDTNEAEFQPIVDLAQHDNMYLKLSDVAGRSSQDFPYRDVHPFIEKLVDAFGAERMVWGTGYPGHHRAKHDWPTLDQELRLVREGLPFLTDAQRERILGGTAAEIWELT
- a CDS encoding dihydrodipicolinate synthase family protein, which encodes VGLKYAVEDLDAFDRIVERAGDRAAMVCGMAEDPCIDYMAHGAVGFSSGMANFVPRMSLTLHQKFAAGDRAEAERLRAMMVPFEDFRGENGARYSGSALHAAMDYAGLAGGPVIPFAEDVGPQDLPRVHAMMDVLMKEETALRVS
- a CDS encoding dihydrodipicolinate synthase family protein, with the protein product MGKQGLDREACRNVLVVAITPRREDRQVDLEGVRKNVRHLIQHGVDFIMPECGTGMVYDATLEEYEAVVGTYLDEAGDAAYIVPGIGPGFGRALEMGHIARSLGVAGVMIMPVVGPAS
- a CDS encoding dehydrogenase — its product is MAQEKFRVGLTPGFLGEDGKVRFKDVGLDLLDKEPHIEYTFIATERPYVPPDEIGGLDAFIALGGKYPRETFEKVDRLTLIARHGVGYDNVDLQAATEADVMIAIAPSGVRRPVAEGIIGLMFALSKNFFAYDRATRAGTWREGLETGVDLIGRTLGSVGLGNIGTEVFRLLQPFGMRFLTFDPYVSPEVAKSLNVEVVDLPTVMSESDYVCVTCPLTDETRGLIGEKEFALMKPTAFFINTARGPIVDQRVLTQVLKERRIRAAGIDVFEEEPVDPNEPLLKLDNVIVSPHAIALTEECYQDIGRLNCQKAIQVSRGEIPDNVVNSEVLERKSFQEKLARYREGA
- the crcB gene encoding fluoride efflux transporter CrcB, which gives rise to MGKILWVGFGGFLGSIGRYLLSGYIQHLLRGTGFPYGTLVVNLTGCLLIGFLSQWVATRGFWSPDARLFVFVGLLGGFTTFSTFGNETMNLWQSGDSAAAFANIVVHVALGLGAAWLGHVIACGIWK